Below is a genomic region from Streptomyces sp. NBC_00461.
GCGCACCGCCTGCTCCAGCGGCAGCGGCAGGATCGGTGAGACCAGCTGCCCGTACAGGTCGATGCCCGACGATGTCATCGGCGTGGCGAAGGCCTGCCGGTCCTGCTCGGCGCGGAACAGGGGTCCCGCCTCCAGCAGCCGGGACTGCAGCTGCGTGTGCCGCCGGATGCAGTCCTTGACGATGTCGACGAGCTCCGCGGCGCGCCGCTTGTGCTCGGCGTCCTCTGTCTCGTCCCGCGCCTTGCGGATGTTGGTGAGGATCGCGTTCTCGTGGCGGTACCGGTCGGCCACGTGGTCCAGTGCTTCGGCGATCATGTCGGGCACGGAGTTGAGCCAGTCCACCGCCCGGACGTTGCGCCGGGTCGCGTCCAGGGCTCTGCGGAGTGTCTCCGAGTACTGCACGGTCCGGTAGCGGGCCTGCTCGGCCGCGAGTTGGGCGTCGGCGAGGCGGCCCCGGTTGATCAGGACCTCCAGCTTGACCTCGGCGGCGATCTGCGCGCTGGTGACGTCCGTGTCGAGGGCGCCGACCAGGACGTTGACCGCCTCGTCCGTCGTGCGGAGGTAGACGGTGCCGCCGGGCCCGGGCACCTCCTCGATCAGCTTGAAGTCGTAGTCACGGCGGACGTAGCTGCCGTCGGTGGTGAACGTGCCGTAGACGGCCCTGAAGCCGCGGTCGACACTGCCGACGTTGATCAGGTTCTCCAGGACCCAGCGGGCCACGCGCTCGTGCTCGGCGACCGGTCGCTGCGGGGCCTGGGCGGCGATGCGCGGGATGAGGCGCGCGACTATCTGGTCGTGGTCGGCACCCGTGTCGAAGTCCATGTTCAGGGTGACCAGGTCGATGGCCGCGAGGGCCACCTCCGCCATGCCGTACACCGAGTACTCACCCGCGAGGTTCGCCTTGCGCGCGTCGAGGTCGTGCAGCGGCGCGGTGCAGGCGAGCGCGCGCAGACGCCGCGCCAGACCCTCGTCGGCGGCCGGGCCCGGTGCGGGGCGCGGCCCCGCGCTGAGCTGGGGCGGAACACGGTCCGTCGTTGCAGGCGAAGTCACGGTGCACAGACTAGGTCCTCGGTCTGACAACGACCCAAACGGCACGGAACGCCTCCGGCGGTTGGGCGGGCGGCTACCGGTTGTGATTCGTGTGCGGGCCGTCCGTGGCTGATCGCGCAGTTCCCCGCGTCCCTATAGGCCGCTGTCCTCGCCGACCCTTCGCCTGTACACCTCGACCACGCGTTGCAGCGAGTCGTCGAGGTAGACGGCGAGCAGCCGTTCCGCCCCGGCCCTGTCGGCTGCCTGGAGCGCTTGGAGGATCTGCTGATTGCGGGCCAGGTACGGCTCGTGCAGGGCTTTGGGGTCGTCCACGAGGTGGAAGGCGAGGCGCAGTTCGGCGAAGACGCTGCGCATCAGCTCGTCGGTGCGGGCGCTCCCGGCGAGGGCCACCAGCTCCCGGTGGAAGTGGATGTTGGCGGTACCCACGCCTTTCCAGTCACCTTCGCGCGCTGCCCGCTGCCCCTCCTCGACCACCCCGGCGAGCGCGTCCAGGCCGTACGGTGGCTCGCCGAGCCCGCGGACGACGGCGCACTCGACGAGGCCGCGGGTGCGGTAGATGTCCTCGACGTCCTCGACGGTGAGGACCCGGACGAAGACGCCCCGGTTCAGCTCGTGGACGAGCAGGCGTTCGTGCGTGAGCAGCCGGAACGCCTCGCGCAGCGTGTTGCGGGAGACCCCGAGCGCGCCGCCGATGCTGTCCTCCGCGAGCCGGGTCCCGGGTGGGAAGAACCCCTCGGCGATACGACCCCTGAGGATGTCCGAGACGCGCTCGGCGGTGCTCGTGCGCCCCAGGAGAGCCCGGTCGTCGGCCAGTCCCGTCAGCTGCTCTGCCATGCCCGGAATTCAATCGCAGATCCAAGAACGCATCAACAGGGGTATTGAAGGATCGTTCAACGATCCTCTACCTTGCTACGCACGGCGCCGTCTTCCGCACCGAGGCGCCGACCGCTCCCGCACGGCACGGCTCATCCCTGAAGCACCCTCCGTCCTCCGTCTGCGAGGTGCCCATGAGCACGACCCCTCCACCACAGGCCCTGACCGAACACTCCGAAGCGGATCAACACGGACTCGACGACGGCGCGTTGGGCTGGCTGCGCGCTCTGGGGCCGCGTGGCCGCCGCGCGTTCGCCGGCGCGTTCGGCGGCTATGCCCTCGACTCGTACGACTACTTCACCCTGCCGCTGAGCATGGTCGCGCTGGCTGCGTACTTCGGCCTGGACAGCGGCCAGACCGGCCTCTTCACGACGGTCACGCTCGTGGTCTCCGCGGTCGGCGGCGCCGTCGCGGGGGTGGTGGCGGACCGGGTCGGCCGGGTCAGGGCACTGATGATCACGGTGATCACCTACGCGGTCTTCACCGTGGCTTGCGGCTTCGCGCCCAACTACGAGACTCTGCTGGTCTTCCGGGCGCTCCAGGGCCTCGGTTTCGGCGGTGAGTGGGCGGTCGGCGCGATCCTCGTCGCCGAGTACGCGAGCGCCAGACACCGGGGCCGTACCCTCGGCGCGGTCCAGAGTTCGTGGGCCGTGGGCTGGGCGCTGGCCGCGATCGTCTACACGCTGGTCTTCTCCTTCGCCGGCGCCGACCTGGCGTGGCGCATCATGTTCTGGACGGGCGCGCTGCCGGCGCTGCTGGTGATCTGGATGCGGCGTCGGGTGCAGGACGCCCCGGAGGCGACCGCCGTACGCGAACGGAGCACCGAGAAGGGCTCGTTCACGGCGATCTTCAAGCCCGGCCTGCTGCGCACCACGATCTTCGCCGGGTTGCTCTCCACCGGCGTACAGGGCGGCTACTACACACTCGCCACCTGGGTGCCGACCTATCTGAAGAGCGAGCGCGGTCTGTCGGTCGTCGGCACCGGTGGCTATCTGACGTTCCTGATCTCCGGCGCGTTCCTCGGCTATCTGACCGGCGGTTACCTCACCGACCGGCTGGGCCGCAGGCGCAACATCTGGCTGTTTGCCCTGCTGTCGGCGGTCTGCATCCTGGCGTACGCGAACATCCCCAGCGGCGCCAACACCCTGCTCCTGGTGCTGGGTTTCCCGCTCGGGTTCTGCATGTCGGCGATCTTCAGCGGCTTCGGGTCCTACCTGAGCGAGCTGTACCCGACGGCGGTACGCGGTACGGGACAGGGCTTCACGTACAACACCGGGCGCGCCGTGGGCGCCGTCTTCCCCACGACCGTCGGTTTCCTGGCCGACAGCTGGGGCGTGGGCGGCGCGCTGGTGTTCGGCGCGATCGGCTACGGCATAGCGGCGCTGGCACTGCTCGGCCTGCCGGAGACCCGCGGAAGGGAACTCGCGTGAACCAGACGGAAGACCGCCCTGTGACCGTCGTCGACGAGCACGCGCACGCGTGGAGCCCGAAAACCGCCCGGGCCCGCTTCCGGGACGGGCTCACCGGCCCCACCGCCGGAGTCGCGGCCGGCCACACCCAGGTCAACCTGATCTCGGTGCCCGCCGACTGGGCGTACGACATGCTGCTGTTCTGCCAGCGCAACCCCAAGCCATGTCCGGTGCTCGACGTGACGGACGCCGGCTCCGTCACGACCGTCCTGGCGGACGGAGCGGATCTGCGCACCGATCTGCCGCGCTACCGGGTGTGGCGGGACGGCGAGTTGGTCGACGAGCCGACGGACGTACGTGAGCACTGGCGCGACGATCTGGTGTCGTTCCTGATCGGCTGCAGCTTCACCTTCGAGTGGGCGCTGGCCGGGGCGGGCGTCCCGATCCGCCACGTCGATCAGGGTCGCAACGTCCCGATGTACGTGACCGACCGTCAGTGCCGTCCGGCCGGGCGGCTGCACGGCCCGCTGGTGGTGTCCATGCGGCCGGTGCCGCCGGTGCACCTGGCGGCGGCGATCCGGGAGAGCAGCCTGCTCCCGGCGGTGCACGGCAGCCCCGTGCACTGCGGCGATCCCTCGGGGCTCGGCATCGTCGACCTCGGCAGCCCCGACTTCGGCGACCCGGTGGACGCGGAGCCGGACGACATCCCGGTGTTCTGGGCCTGCGGGGTGACCCCGCAGGCGGCGGTGATGGCCTCGCTGCCGCCCTTCGCCATCACGCACGCACCGGGACAGATGTTCCTGACCGACGCCCGCGACGAGCAGTACCGCGTGGCCTGAGACGTGAACGAAGGATCCATGACCTCGATCGACCTGAACGCCGACCTCGGCGAGGGCTTCGGCCGCTGGCGGCTGACCGACGACGAGCAGTTGCTGTCCGTCGTCACCAGCGCCAACGTGGCCTGTGGCTTCCACGCCGGGGACGCGGCCACCATGCGGCGGGTCTGCCAGCTCGCGGCCGAGCGCGGCGTCCGGATCGGCGCCCAGGTCTCCTACCGGGACCTGGCCGGGTTCGGGCGGCGCGCGATGGACGTGCCGCCCGCGGAACTCGCGGCCGAAGTGGCGTACCAGATCGGTGCGCTGGAGGTCTTCGCGCGCGCCGCGGGCACGCGCGTGTCGTACGTCAAGCCGCACGGCGCGCTCTACAACCGCGTCGTGCACGACGAGGAGCAGGCCGGCGCGGTCGTGGACGGCGTACGGCTCGCCGACGCCACGCTGCCCGTCCTCGGCCTGCCCGCCTCGCGCCTGCTGGAGTTCGCCGGGAAGGCGGGCCTCCCTGTCGTCACCGAGGCGTTCGCGGACCGCGCGTACACCCCGGAGGGCACGCTCGTGCCGCGCGGCCACGACGGTGCCCTGGTCACCGACCCGGAGGCGGTCGTGGAACGCTCCGTGGGCCTGGCCCGCTTCGGTACGGTCACCTCCCACTCCGGTGTGCGAGTCGAGGTACGCGCGCGTTCCCTGTGCCTGCACGGGGACACGCCGGGTGCCGTGGAGCTGGCCCGGCGGGTGCGGGAACGCCTGCAGGCGTCCGGAGTCCGGGTGGAGGCCTTCGTATGAGGGTGCTGCCCGTCGGAGACGGCGCCCTGCTCGTCGAGGTTTCCTCCGGTGACGAGGCCCAGGCGCTGCACGCGGAGTTGCTGCGCCGCCGCGCGGAGGGCCTCCTCACGGTGCGCGAGATCGTTCCCGCGGCGCGCACCGTCCTGCTCGACGGCCTCGACGACCCGGTCGGTCTGGCTTCCGAACTGACCTCCACCGAAGTGCCCGTCGCGGCCCGCGGCGAACAGGACGCCGTGGACATCCCGGTGCGCTACGACGGTCCCGACCTGGCCGACGTCGCCGCCCACTGGGGTGTCCGCGAAGAGGACGTGGCCCGTGTCCACGCGGCCGGCGAATTCACCGTCGCCTTCTGCGGGTTCGCCCCCGGCTTCGGCTACCTCACCGGTCTTCCGCCGCGGTACGACGTCCCGCGCCGGGCCACCCCTCGCACGTCGGTCCCGACGGGGTCGGTGGCGTTGGCGGGCCCGTACACGGGCGTGTACCCGCGTTCGTCGCCGGGCGGCTGGCAGCTGATCGGGCGCACGGACACCGTGTTGTGGGACCACGCGCGCGTACCGGCCTCGCTGCTGTCGCCCGGCACGCGCGTGCGCTTCGTCCCGGTGGAGTGCTCATGACGGACCGGGCGCTCGTCGTCGTACGGGCCGGGGCGCTGACCACCGTGCAGGACCGGGGACGCCCCGGGTACGCGCATCTCGGTGTACCCCGCTCCGGAGCGCTCGACGGCCCCGCGGCGCTGCTCGTCAACCGGCTGGTCGGCAACCCGGTTGAGGCTGCAGTCCTGGAGACGACGGTCAACGGCTGTGCCCTGCGGCCGCGATCCTCCGTGACGGTGGCCGTCGGGGGCGCCCCTTGTCCGGTCACCGTGGACGGCCGGCCGGTCGCCTGGGGAGCGCCGGTGCGCGTGCCCTCCGGGGCGCTCCTGGACGTGGGAACGGTCGTCTCCGGAGTGCGCAGCTACGTGGCCGTCTCAGGTGGCATCGCTGTCGACCCGGTGCTCGGCAGCCGCTCCACGGACCTGCTGTCCGGCCTGGGCCCGGCACCCCTCACGGACGGCATGGTGCTGCCCCTGGGGACGCCGTACGGTGTCCACGCGCGCGTGGACGTCGCCCCCCAGCCGGCACCTCCGGCCGAACTCGTCCTCCGGGTGACTCTCGGTCCACGCGACGACTGGTTCACTCCGGGGGCAGTGCGCACCTTCACGTCCAGTACCTATCGGGTCTCCTCCGCCAGCAACCGGATCGGCCTCCGCACGGAGGGGCCCGCCCTGGAGCGAGCCCTGCCGGGCGAACTCCCCAGCGAGGGCATGGTGCTCGGCGCGGTCCAGGTGCCTCCGGACGGCAGACCGGTCGTCTTCCTGGCCGACCACCCGACCACCGGGGGCTATCCGGTGATCGGCGTCGTCCGCGCCCAGGACCTCGCAGCAGTGGCCCAAGCGGCACCGGGCACCCCGGCCCGCTTCATCAGGACACGCGGCTGACAGCACCCCGAAAAGGGCGCCGGGAACTGCACGACCGGCCACAACGGACCGACACCGACCCGTCGGCCGTAACGACCCCCGGCGCACCGCTCACGCCACGTCCGGCTGGTCCACGACCGACACCGCGGCCAACGCCGCAGAGACCGCGGCAGCGGCCCGCAGATCCAGCCGCGCACTGGTCCCCCGCACCCGGTGCCGCATCTCGTCGGCGGCGAGACGCAGGAGCTGCGGCAGCAGGTCGGTGCACCGCCGGGCGACCCACGCGGTGCCCGCCGTGGCCAGCCACACCATGCTCGCCGACCTGGTGGGCACGGGGAACTCCGGCTCGGATGAGGGCGCGGTGCCCGTGGCACGGTCCTCATCCGCCAGCAGCGAGTGGAAGCGCGCGGCCAGCTGCCGGTGCCCCCGCTCGCCTGGGTGCAGCCGGTCCGCGCTCCACATCGCACGGTCCGTGATCCAGTCCTCCTCGGCCGCGTGCAGATGGACGGCCCCGTAGCGTTCGGACAGCGCGTGGACCACCCGGTTGACCGCCCGCTGCCGCCGGGCCAGCGGACGGGCCAGCGAACCCGGCAGGCCGAGCATCGAGCCCGGGTCGGGCAGACAGGCCGTGAGCAGGGTCGCGCCCTGCCCGGTGAAGGCGGCGTACACCTTGTCGAGCCGTTCGGCGACGGCGTGGATGTCGAACGTGCACCGCAGGGTGTCGTTGACGCCGATCACCACGGACGCGACGTCCGGCTTCAGTGCGAGGCCGGCCGGCGTCTGGTGTTCCAGCACCTCACGGGTCTGCGCCCCGCTCACGGCGAGGTTGGTGAACTCGACGGACTCCGCGGCCAATCCGCCGGCGAGCAGCGCGGCCCAGCCGCGCCACCCCTCCCCGACGGGATCACCCACGCCCTCGGTCAGCGAGTCCCCGAGGGCCACGAAACGTACCGATCTCATGCCACGCCCCCGGGCACGAAACGACGCACCGGTACCGTCGCGTCGTGCGCTGCGAGGAAGGCGTCCACGGCCGTGTTCCAGCCGAAGCACTCCGCACGCGCGCGTGCCGTCTCACGCCGCTCCCGCTCGGGGAGGTCGAGCAGCATGTCGACGGCGTCCGCGAACGCGTCCCCGTGGTCCGCCGCGACGGCGCCGGCGGATCCGATCACCTCAGGCAGCGCGGACGACGTGCTCACCACCACGGGAGTAGCGCAGGCCATCGCCTCCAGCGCGGCCAGCCCGAACGTCTCGGCGGGCCCGGGCGCCAGGCACACGTCGGCGGAGGCCTGGAGCGAGCCCAGCTCGCCACGGTCGGAGACATGTCCCAGGAAGGTGACGGGCAACCCGCGCTCACGCGCCCGCTGTTCGAGCCGCGGGCGCAGCGGCCCGTCCCCGGCCACCACCAGCACCGCCCGCCTGCCGCGCCTCAGCAGCGCCTCCAAGGCGTCCAGCGCCGTGCCGGGCCGCTTCTCCACGGACAACCGCGTGCAGGTGACGAGCAGCGACTCGTCCGCGCGCGCGTACCGTGCGCGAAGCCCCGGGTCGTGCAGTGCGGGATGCCGCTCGACGAGGTCGACGCCCAGCGGGGCGCGTACGACGTTGCGGGCGCCGATCCGCACGAACTCGCGCTCGGCGAACTCGGTGGTGCACACCACGCGCGCGTACGTGTGTGCCGTACGGACGTTGAGGGCGTCGGCGGCGCGCCGGGCCGCCCCCTCCGGCAGGCCCCAGGTGCGCAGCACACCGTCGGCGGTCTCGTGGGAGACCATCACGGCGGGCACACGGGCGCGCCGCGCCCACTTTCCGGTCCACCTGAGGGTCGTACGGTCGGAGACCTCCAGGCGGTCGGGCGCCAGCTCCTCCAGGAGCCGGGCCACGCGCCGCTTGTCGGTGAGCACCCGATACCCGCCGGTTCCGGGCAGCAGCGGCCCGGGCAGGGTGATGACACGCCCCTGCTCGGTGTCGCGGTCGTCGGCACGCTCACCGGGGACGATGAGCACCGGCTCGTGCCCGGCCGCCTTGAAGCCCTTGCCCAGCTCCCGCAGGGCGGTGCGCAGACCGCCGGAGGAGGGAGCGACGAAGTTCGCGAGGCGCACGATCCGCAGTGAGTTCATGCCGCCACCGCCGTCTTCTTACGCGCGGCGAGCACATCCGCGTAGTGGCCGATCAGCTGATCACCCACGGCCGCCCAGGTGCGGCCCTCGACCGTGGCGCGTGCGGTGGCACCGAAGGCGGCCCGGCGTGCCGGGTCGGCGGCAAGGGACTGTACGGCGTCCCGTACGGCGTCGGCGTCGTGGGGCGGCACCAGCAGCCCGGTGCGCCCGTGGGCGACCAGGTCGAGGGGCCCGCCGGCGGCGGGTGCGACGACGGAGACGCCGCTCGCCATGGCCTCCTGCACGGTCTGACAGAAGGTCTCGAAGGGACCGGTGTGCGCGAAGACGTCCAGCGAGGCGTAGATCCGGGCGAGGTCGTCGCCGGTACGGCGGCCGAGGAAGACCGCCCCCGGCAGGGCCTCGGCCAGGGTCGGCTGGCTCGGACCGTCGCCCACGACGACGACCTTCACTCCTTCGAGGCCGCACACGCCGGCCAGGAGCTCTATGTGCTTCTCGGGGGCGAGACGGCCGACGTAGCCGACGATCACCTCGCCGTTCGGGGCGAGTTCGCGGCGCAGGGCCTCGTCGCGCAGCTCGGGGCGGAAACGGACGGTGTCCACGCCGCGCTGCCACAGCTTGACCCGCGGCACGTCGTGGGTCTCCAGGTCGTGCATCGAGGCGCTGGAAGGGGCGAGGGTGAGGTCGGCGGCGGAGTGGACTGAACGGATGCGCCGCCAGGCCGCGGCCTCGCCGGCGCCCATGTAGGTACGGGCGTATCCGGCCAGATCCGTCTGGTAGACAGCCACGGCCGGGACGCCGAACCGGGCGGCGACCGCCATACCGCGGACACCGAGGACGAAGGGGCTGGCCAGGTGGACGACGTCGGCCCGGTGCTCGACGACGGCCGCGGCGAGGCGGCGGCTGGGCAGAGCGACACGGACCTGGGGGTAGCCCGGGAGCGGCAGGGAGGGGACTCGGACGACGGGGCACGGCGCCTGAGCATCGGGCCCGGTACCGGCCCGCCCGATGAGGGCGGTGCTGGCCGGGGCGACAACGAGCGGAGAGTGACCGCGATCTACGAGGTGCCGGGCGGTCTGGAGCGCGCAGTGGGCCACGCCGTTCACGTCGGGGGGAAAGGATTCGGTCACGATGACGACACGCATACCCGTGTTCTCGCCGTGCTGGACGTGGTCGCGTCAACGTGGATCTTTGCGAACGATGAACGTCCCGTGAGCGTTCCCCCGCACACCCGAGCAGGTCAGGCCGTGTCCATGACCGCCTGACCCGCGGGTCATCCGCTGTTCATCCGGCAGCCGTGCCGCCACCTTGCGTACATCTGCGTGACCGGTTCAGACAGCGGGTCCCTCAGGTGCGATGCGGCTTCGTACGGCCGTCTGCACTTCGGCTTCCTCGGCCGGATCGGCGGCGAGCCGGCGAAGCTGCTCGACGACCCGGGCGTCACCGGTTTCGGCGTGCCGGGCGGCGATCTCGCGGGTGGTCTCCTCGCAGTCCCAGAGGCACTCGACGGCGAAGCCCGCCGGGAAGGAGGGATCGGTGGCCGCGAGGGCGCGGGCGGCCCGGCAGCGGAGATGGGAGGAGGCGGTCTCGCGGTAGATGTGGCGGAGCACGGGGGCGGCGCAGGCGATGCCCAGTCGGCCGGTGCCGTCCACGAGGGTCCACAGGGTCGGGGCGTCCGGCCCCTCGCCCCGTACGGCTTCGCGCAGCGCTCCGAGGACCAGGTCCTTGTCCTCCATGCCGCCCCGGCAGGCGAGCATGCGGCCGGCGGCGGCGCCGAGGGGGTCGGGCCGGTGTGCCCAGCCGCGGGCCCGGTCGACGGCGGCGACACTGCGCATCCGTTCGAAGGCGTCGACAGCGGCCTCCACTACGGCCGCCGAGCCGGTGACCACGGCGACCTCGATCAGGTCGAGGGCGTCCGGATCATTGCTGTCGGCCAGATAGCGAAGCGCTGTGCAGCGGGCTCCGTCGGTGCCGTCCTTGGCGGCCCGCACGATCTCGGGCCGGTCCTCGGGGCCGGCGACGGCGGTGAGGCAGCGGGCGGCCGGGACGTGCAGCGCGGCGCCACGTTCGATGCCCTGCTGGGCCCACTCGAACACGGCCTGCACGCTCCACCCCGGACGGGGCCCGGATGGTCGCATCTGGCGCTGCCAGCGGTCGAAGCAGCCGGTCTCCTGGGCGGCACGCACCCGCGTGGAGATCGATTCGCGCGGATCCTCGGCCCACAGCCGCCACGGCCGGGGCTCGAAGGAGTCGCGGACGACGGCGGCCAGCTCGGCCTCACCCTCGGCATCGGTGGCGAAGCGGGCCAGCACGGGCGCCGCGAGGGCCCGCAGGCCGGCGTCGTCGTCGCGCAGCGCCAGCTCGTCCAGCGCCCAGGCCCAGTTGGAGCCGGAGGCGGCGTAACGGCGCAGCAGTTCGAGCGCGTCCAGCCTGCCGTACGAGGCGAGGTGGCCGAGGACGGCCAGCGCAAGCCCGGTGCGGGACTCCTCGGTGTCGAAGACGTCCTCGACGTCGAAGAGGTGCGCCTCGATCTCGTCCAGCTCGCCGTTCAGGTCGAGGTAGAGACGGGCGTAGTAGAGGGAGCGGTTCTCCACCTGCCAGTCGTGGCGGGGATCACGCAGCACGCAGTGGTTCAGTGCCGCGAGCGCCTCGGCGCGCGGTGCGGTGAGCGCGTGCAGCGTGCCGTCGCCGCGGCCCCTCTGGAGGAGGCCGAGCAGGGTACCGCTGGGCGCTATGACCGGATCGAACATGGGAAACAGCCTCACATCAAGCGTCGACGCAACCGGGGACCGCGCACTACCAGGCCGCGTGACACAACGTCGGGGCGCCCGCCGTCTCTTGCTTGCTGTAGACCATGTTCCTCTGCCTCTCGTCGGTGGCCCATGCGGACCGCATCACGGTCCGCGCGGTGCGGCAACGCCTGCCCGGCCATCACGTCCGTGAATCACGACGTCATGATGACTCGGCACTTCGACCTGCCGCGACCGAAATTTCGGCGGCCCTGTACCGCCTCCCCCGTTTTCTGTGTTGTCGCTGGTCAGAACACTCGGATCAGTGTGCGCCGAACAACTCGAGCAGTTCCGTCTTCCCGAACATCCGTGCGGTGTCCACGGCCGACGGAGTGCCCTCGGAGGGGTCGGCGCCCCCCTCCAGAAGCACTCTGATCACTTCTGCCTCACCCTTGAAGACGGCCCCGGCGAGCGGGGTCTGGCCCCGGTCGTTGACCCGGCCGGCCTCCGCGCCACGGGCGAGCAGGGCGCTCACCGCGTCGGCGTGCCCGTGATAGGCGGCGAGCATCACGAGCGAGTCACCCCGGTCGTTGGTGAGGCCGGCCGGAACGCCCGCATCGACGTACGCCACAAGCGCCTCGGTCTGTCCCTGCCGGGCCAGATCGAAGATCTTGGTCGCCAGCTCCACGACCTCGGGGTCGGGGGCTTCAGTCATCGGCCGGACCGCCTCTCCATGCAACCGTTCAGGTGAATCGCAAGGGTACTGGCTCGCGCCTTACATGACCCGATCCGCCGGAGGTAAAGATCACCACAGCCCCGATCGGACGCAAGGAGCGCGCGACACACCCGAGACACACCACCATCCGAGGGAAATTCACCGAATTTCACCCAGTTGCACCTTTTATAGTATGGATACATGCTGTGATCCTGGAAGTACTCATGGTGACTGTCCCCGTGAAACCAGGAGAACTCAAATGATTCTGTCCATCTCAGGTGTCGTCCTGCTCGGCATCATCGTCTTCCTCTTCTTCCGCAAGGACGGACTCAAGGCGTCACACGCCATGGTCTCGGCCCTGTTCGGCTTCTACCTCGCGAGCACGGCCATCGCCCCGAGCATCAAGGCCGGCGGCGAAAGCCTCGCGAGCCTCCTCGGCGGCATCAAGTTCTGACGCCGTTTCTCCCGTCCGTACGCACCAACAGGAGACAGCAGTGGCTCGGCGCCCCCTCCCCCGCATCCTGAGCACAGGCAGCGCGCAGATCGCCAGAAGCCGGGATCTGGCCCGGACGGCGGCCGACAGCGCCACCGACGTCCTCCATCCGCTGATCACGATCACCCGCGGTCTGCGCCGGCTGGCTGTGGCCGGGCGACACAGGTGGGCCGACACTCCCAAGGACAGACGCGGGCCGCTGCTGTTCCTGGTGGCCTCGGTGGTCCTGGTCGTGGCGCTGGCGCCGTACGGACCGCTGCTCGCCGCCATCACCCTGATGGCGGCGGCAGCCTGGCAGGGCCGGGAGGATCGCAAGCCGTCGAAGCCCGAAGGGCCCGACGAGTCCCAGACCGAGCGCCTGAAATCGCTGTACGAGGCCCTGGTCCCGTACTTCTCGCTCGCGGGGGACCCCTCCCCCCTCTACGCCCACGGCGGCGAGTGGGAGAAGGCGTTCCCCGCGTACGAGTTCGACGGATCGGGCCGTGTCACCCACCTCGTGATCCGCTACCCGGCGTACTTCACGGACGGCGAGGTCGACTCCCGCACCCGGATCGAGCAGCTGCTGCACGCCAAGTCGGGCCGCGGCCGCGAATACCACTTCACCTGGGACGAGGAGGGCAACCGGCTCACCGTCACCGTGCTGTCCCCGCTGCCCACCGACATCGCCGCCCAGCGATTCGTCACGACGCCGGGCGAGACGGTCCTCGGCTTCACCGACCCCACCCAGGTCCAGCGCACCCTTCCGCTGAGCTACGGCGAGGAACAGCGCGACGTCCCGCCGGTCGTCTGGCGCACCGGAATCCGCTCCACCGAGCCGCACCTTCTGATCATGGGCCAGCCGGGCAGCGGCACCTCGACCCTGATGCGCTCCATCGCCCTCCAGGCGCTCCAGCACGGCGACGTGGTGATCGTCGAGGGCGGCACCGGCGAGTACGCGTGCCTGACCGGCCGGGACGGCGTCCTGGCCATCGAGTGCGGGCTGGCCGGGGCGCTGGCGGCCCTGGAGTGGGCCGCCCACGAGACGGAGCGGCGCCTGATCGCCGCGAACCGCGCCCGCCAGGCCGGCCACCCGCCGCCGGAGGACACCAAACGCCCCCTGTGGCTCCTCCTCGACCGCCCGAGCGCCTTCGCCCACCTGGCGGCCGCGGACGGCCGCAAGGACCCGCAGTCCCT
It encodes:
- a CDS encoding GntR family transcriptional regulator, producing the protein MAEQLTGLADDRALLGRTSTAERVSDILRGRIAEGFFPPGTRLAEDSIGGALGVSRNTLREAFRLLTHERLLVHELNRGVFVRVLTVEDVEDIYRTRGLVECAVVRGLGEPPYGLDALAGVVEEGQRAAREGDWKGVGTANIHFHRELVALAGSARTDELMRSVFAELRLAFHLVDDPKALHEPYLARNQQILQALQAADRAGAERLLAVYLDDSLQRVVEVYRRRVGEDSGL
- a CDS encoding MFS transporter; its protein translation is MSTTPPPQALTEHSEADQHGLDDGALGWLRALGPRGRRAFAGAFGGYALDSYDYFTLPLSMVALAAYFGLDSGQTGLFTTVTLVVSAVGGAVAGVVADRVGRVRALMITVITYAVFTVACGFAPNYETLLVFRALQGLGFGGEWAVGAILVAEYASARHRGRTLGAVQSSWAVGWALAAIVYTLVFSFAGADLAWRIMFWTGALPALLVIWMRRRVQDAPEATAVRERSTEKGSFTAIFKPGLLRTTIFAGLLSTGVQGGYYTLATWVPTYLKSERGLSVVGTGGYLTFLISGAFLGYLTGGYLTDRLGRRRNIWLFALLSAVCILAYANIPSGANTLLLVLGFPLGFCMSAIFSGFGSYLSELYPTAVRGTGQGFTYNTGRAVGAVFPTTVGFLADSWGVGGALVFGAIGYGIAALALLGLPETRGRELA
- a CDS encoding putative hydro-lyase; the encoded protein is MNQTEDRPVTVVDEHAHAWSPKTARARFRDGLTGPTAGVAAGHTQVNLISVPADWAYDMLLFCQRNPKPCPVLDVTDAGSVTTVLADGADLRTDLPRYRVWRDGELVDEPTDVREHWRDDLVSFLIGCSFTFEWALAGAGVPIRHVDQGRNVPMYVTDRQCRPAGRLHGPLVVSMRPVPPVHLAAAIRESSLLPAVHGSPVHCGDPSGLGIVDLGSPDFGDPVDAEPDDIPVFWACGVTPQAAVMASLPPFAITHAPGQMFLTDARDEQYRVA
- a CDS encoding LamB/YcsF family protein is translated as MTSIDLNADLGEGFGRWRLTDDEQLLSVVTSANVACGFHAGDAATMRRVCQLAAERGVRIGAQVSYRDLAGFGRRAMDVPPAELAAEVAYQIGALEVFARAAGTRVSYVKPHGALYNRVVHDEEQAGAVVDGVRLADATLPVLGLPASRLLEFAGKAGLPVVTEAFADRAYTPEGTLVPRGHDGALVTDPEAVVERSVGLARFGTVTSHSGVRVEVRARSLCLHGDTPGAVELARRVRERLQASGVRVEAFV
- a CDS encoding 5-oxoprolinase subunit B family protein; translation: MRVLPVGDGALLVEVSSGDEAQALHAELLRRRAEGLLTVREIVPAARTVLLDGLDDPVGLASELTSTEVPVAARGEQDAVDIPVRYDGPDLADVAAHWGVREEDVARVHAAGEFTVAFCGFAPGFGYLTGLPPRYDVPRRATPRTSVPTGSVALAGPYTGVYPRSSPGGWQLIGRTDTVLWDHARVPASLLSPGTRVRFVPVECS
- a CDS encoding biotin-dependent carboxyltransferase family protein → MTDRALVVVRAGALTTVQDRGRPGYAHLGVPRSGALDGPAALLVNRLVGNPVEAAVLETTVNGCALRPRSSVTVAVGGAPCPVTVDGRPVAWGAPVRVPSGALLDVGTVVSGVRSYVAVSGGIAVDPVLGSRSTDLLSGLGPAPLTDGMVLPLGTPYGVHARVDVAPQPAPPAELVLRVTLGPRDDWFTPGAVRTFTSSTYRVSSASNRIGLRTEGPALERALPGELPSEGMVLGAVQVPPDGRPVVFLADHPTTGGYPVIGVVRAQDLAAVAQAAPGTPARFIRTRG
- a CDS encoding SGNH/GDSL hydrolase family protein — its product is MRSVRFVALGDSLTEGVGDPVGEGWRGWAALLAGGLAAESVEFTNLAVSGAQTREVLEHQTPAGLALKPDVASVVIGVNDTLRCTFDIHAVAERLDKVYAAFTGQGATLLTACLPDPGSMLGLPGSLARPLARRQRAVNRVVHALSERYGAVHLHAAEEDWITDRAMWSADRLHPGERGHRQLAARFHSLLADEDRATGTAPSSEPEFPVPTRSASMVWLATAGTAWVARRCTDLLPQLLRLAADEMRHRVRGTSARLDLRAAAAVSAALAAVSVVDQPDVA